From a region of the Nonlabens sp. Hel1_33_55 genome:
- a CDS encoding THC0290_0291 family protein: MNSRIAGFLFWIFLGASLNLSQAQLGFSHEVGVITGPVAFQSDYGERYDFDTNKGNVGIGIGIIHYINFAYRADCNCYSRDTYWNDHFKIRSQLAYHVTTLNHLSELAERNSIGGLQLRSMEGKAKVLELGAHLEYYPLSIRDFQNGGSKWAPYIGLGLHYVNYKPEAESSLGPLGNSVTTFPTFIDRIDTDRGSTLAYVADLGVRYKLTPLSDLLVSSTWHYYNDNYVDGLSPNNVNNRNDDWIWWFNVGFIYYL, from the coding sequence ATGAATAGCAGGATTGCTGGATTTTTATTTTGGATCTTTTTAGGCGCGAGTTTAAATTTATCGCAGGCGCAGCTAGGCTTCTCTCATGAAGTAGGCGTTATCACAGGTCCAGTGGCTTTTCAAAGCGACTATGGTGAACGCTATGATTTTGATACCAATAAGGGAAATGTAGGAATAGGTATAGGTATTATTCATTATATAAATTTTGCCTATCGTGCAGACTGTAACTGTTACAGTCGCGATACCTATTGGAACGACCATTTTAAAATACGCTCACAATTAGCTTATCACGTAACGACTCTCAATCATTTGAGCGAGCTGGCGGAACGTAATAGTATAGGTGGCCTTCAATTAAGGTCAATGGAAGGAAAAGCCAAGGTTCTCGAACTGGGAGCGCATCTAGAGTATTACCCTTTAAGCATACGCGATTTCCAGAATGGCGGAAGTAAATGGGCACCATATATTGGGTTAGGCTTACATTACGTAAATTATAAACCAGAAGCCGAAAGTTCTTTAGGGCCGCTAGGAAATTCAGTTACCACCTTTCCCACATTTATTGATCGTATTGATACGGATAGAGGCAGCACACTTGCTTACGTTGCAGATCTAGGAGTGCGTTATAAATTAACGCCTTTGAGTGATCTTCTAGTATCGTCTACATGGCATTATTACAATGACAATTATGTAGATGGATTGAGTCCTAACAATGTCAACAATCGTAATGATGACTGGATCTGGTGGTTCAATGTTGGTTTCATCTATTATTTATAG
- a CDS encoding cystathionine gamma-synthase yields the protein MKFNTKAIHGGQENIDPAYNSVMPPIYQTSTFKQDKIGNHPEFEYSRSGNPTRAAFEKSIASLENGTYGLAFGSGLAAIDAVLKLLKPGDEVVCTSDLYGGSYRLFTKIYEDFGIKFRFIDMSEAAKIEQYINEDTKLIWVETPTNPMMNIIDVQAVAGISKSHKILLAVDNTFATPYLQRPLGLGADIVMHSATKYLGGHSDVVMGALVVKEESLAKKLYFIQNASGAVPGPQDCFLALRGVKTLHVRMQRHCENGKSIAHFLKSHANVERVYWPGFDDHPSHQIATKQMTDYGGMVSFTTKKGTMDSAVNVVERLKVFTLAESLGGVESLAGHPATMTHASIPKEEREKTGVVDSLIRLSVGIEDIDDLIADLEQALI from the coding sequence ATGAAATTCAACACAAAGGCGATTCATGGTGGTCAAGAGAATATTGATCCAGCATACAATAGCGTTATGCCACCTATTTATCAGACCAGTACCTTTAAACAGGATAAAATAGGAAACCATCCAGAATTTGAATATTCCCGTAGCGGTAACCCAACAAGAGCTGCCTTTGAAAAATCCATCGCTAGCTTGGAAAATGGTACTTACGGACTCGCTTTCGGTTCTGGACTTGCAGCTATTGATGCGGTACTCAAATTATTAAAACCTGGTGATGAGGTTGTTTGTACCAGTGATTTATATGGCGGCTCATACCGGCTATTCACAAAAATCTACGAGGATTTTGGAATCAAGTTTCGGTTCATAGATATGAGTGAAGCTGCAAAAATTGAGCAATATATCAATGAGGATACGAAGCTCATCTGGGTAGAGACGCCTACGAACCCAATGATGAATATCATTGATGTTCAAGCTGTAGCTGGGATTTCTAAGAGCCACAAAATTTTACTTGCGGTAGACAACACTTTTGCAACTCCCTATTTACAAAGGCCACTCGGTCTAGGCGCTGATATCGTCATGCACAGCGCTACTAAATACTTAGGCGGCCACAGCGATGTTGTGATGGGTGCGCTTGTTGTAAAGGAAGAATCACTTGCTAAAAAATTATACTTCATTCAAAATGCCAGTGGCGCTGTTCCTGGACCGCAAGATTGTTTCTTGGCTTTGCGAGGCGTCAAGACCTTACACGTAAGGATGCAGCGACACTGTGAGAATGGGAAATCCATTGCCCATTTTCTCAAATCTCATGCAAACGTTGAGCGTGTTTATTGGCCTGGTTTTGATGACCATCCCAGCCATCAAATAGCCACGAAACAAATGACTGATTATGGTGGAATGGTTTCTTTCACTACAAAAAAGGGTACTATGGACAGCGCCGTGAATGTTGTGGAAAGATTAAAGGTATTCACACTGGCAGAAAGCCTCGGCGGTGTGGAATCTCTCGCTGGTCATCCAGCAACCATGACACACGCAAGCATTCCCAAAGAAGAGCGCGAGAAAACAGGTGTCGTCGACTCCTTGATACGTTTATCGGTTGGTATTGAGGATATCGATGATTTGATCGCAGACCTAGAGCAAGCCTTGATTTGA
- a CDS encoding DinB family protein, which translates to MDQRFEHLITTRKHFISLIENLSTEQLNKIPDGFSNNIIWNIIHCMVTQQGLMYGLAGKEQLLSKETILQYKHGTRPERDLSDKEISDFKNQLLPMIETASKDYESGSFTDFKEYTTSTGYELTSIEDSISLVNIHEGIHLGYSMALRKAVL; encoded by the coding sequence ATGGATCAACGATTTGAACACCTTATTACCACGCGTAAACATTTTATATCTCTCATCGAGAATTTGAGTACGGAGCAGCTCAACAAAATACCTGATGGCTTTTCAAATAACATCATTTGGAATATCATTCACTGCATGGTGACTCAGCAAGGTCTTATGTATGGGCTGGCTGGTAAGGAGCAATTGCTATCTAAGGAAACCATTTTACAGTACAAACATGGAACCAGACCAGAGCGAGATCTAAGTGATAAAGAAATCTCAGATTTTAAAAATCAATTATTGCCCATGATTGAAACGGCATCTAAAGATTATGAATCTGGAAGCTTTACCGATTTCAAGGAATACACCACAAGTACAGGTTATGAGCTTACCTCGATAGAAGACTCCATAAGCTTGGTTAATATTCATGAAGGTATCCATTTGGGATATTCGATGGCATTGAGAAAAGCAGTCCTGTAA
- a CDS encoding arsenate reductase family protein, giving the protein MENLFIYLDSCNTCQRILKELELPESVKLQNTKEDPVTIKQIEYLKEQSGSYESLFNRRAQLYRGRNLHEKDLNEDDYKELLLDHYTFLKRPILIYKDQAYIGNSKKVVAAAKSALAND; this is encoded by the coding sequence ATGGAAAATCTATTTATCTATCTGGACAGTTGCAATACGTGCCAGCGTATTTTAAAAGAACTGGAATTACCAGAATCTGTCAAGCTTCAAAATACTAAGGAAGATCCTGTAACTATCAAGCAGATTGAATATTTGAAAGAGCAAAGCGGTTCCTATGAATCACTTTTCAATCGACGCGCCCAGCTGTATCGCGGTCGCAATCTGCATGAAAAAGATCTCAATGAGGATGATTACAAAGAATTGTTGCTGGATCATTATACCTTTCTAAAGCGACCAATTTTAATTTACAAGGATCAAGCCTATATAGGTAATTCAAAAAAGGTGGTTGCCGCTGCTAAAAGTGCGCTAGCAAATGACTAA
- a CDS encoding DMT family transporter, with protein sequence MTKRQVALICATFVALFYAINFSSAKEVTPEHIGPFGLTWYRVVFTCAIFWIISIFAGPKEKVPFKELPLIALAAFCGVGFNMITFMWGLSLTTPITASVLMVTTPIIVAVLSAIFLKERLHFWKVLGIGLGFSGAAFLILLSSNPNQVGADPLMGNILIFLNALSYSFYILLAKKLTAKYHVFTLMKWLYFFGVLFITPFGIQQGLGFDVANASSHVILNIAYVVIFATFGTYMLNIIAIRTLKPSVVAVFVYLQPLLAALIAVGLGTDQMTWVKAGAGMVIFLGVYLAGKKSKKELARIESSK encoded by the coding sequence ATGACTAAGCGGCAAGTAGCGCTCATCTGTGCTACATTTGTCGCCTTATTTTATGCGATCAACTTCTCGTCTGCAAAAGAAGTAACACCAGAACATATAGGGCCATTCGGTTTGACCTGGTATCGCGTGGTGTTTACCTGTGCTATATTTTGGATTATTTCAATATTTGCTGGCCCTAAAGAAAAAGTACCTTTCAAAGAATTACCGCTCATAGCGCTGGCAGCTTTTTGTGGTGTGGGCTTCAATATGATCACCTTTATGTGGGGTTTGTCACTAACAACTCCAATTACAGCATCTGTTTTAATGGTTACCACACCGATTATAGTAGCCGTTTTGAGCGCTATATTTCTCAAAGAACGTCTCCATTTTTGGAAGGTCTTAGGTATAGGTCTTGGTTTTAGCGGAGCCGCATTTTTAATATTACTTTCCTCAAATCCCAATCAGGTAGGTGCAGATCCTTTGATGGGAAATATCTTGATTTTCTTAAACGCGTTGTCCTATTCGTTTTACATATTGTTAGCTAAAAAGCTAACGGCAAAATACCATGTTTTCACTTTAATGAAGTGGCTCTATTTTTTTGGAGTACTATTCATAACACCATTTGGCATACAACAAGGACTAGGTTTTGATGTGGCAAACGCCTCCAGTCACGTCATTCTCAATATTGCTTATGTTGTTATTTTTGCGACGTTCGGGACCTATATGCTCAACATCATCGCAATACGAACACTTAAACCTAGCGTTGTTGCTGTATTTGTTTATCTGCAACCTTTGCTGGCCGCATTGATCGCCGTTGGTTTGGGCACTGACCAAATGACTTGGGTTAAAGCTGGCGCAGGAATGGTGATATTTTTGGGAGTTTATCTAGCTGGGAAAAAGTCAAAAAAAGAACTAGCTAGAATAGAGTCTTCTAAGTAA
- a CDS encoding acyl-CoA thioesterase produces MYTKKFDVRWSDLDANRHMANSAYQNFMSHTRMAYLIENGFGQEQMQEYQTGPVIFNENIYYFKEIHQGHPITVSCELTGTSDDGSLFSFRHNFYDHEGRNLARGVMTGAWMNLKERRITALHEDLYKMIEDLPKSDDFKEIHLSETRSHGQRPENLNS; encoded by the coding sequence ATGTATACTAAAAAATTTGACGTGCGATGGAGTGATCTGGATGCCAACCGTCACATGGCAAACAGTGCCTACCAGAATTTTATGAGCCACACGCGTATGGCGTATTTGATAGAAAACGGTTTTGGCCAGGAGCAGATGCAGGAATATCAAACTGGACCTGTAATTTTCAATGAGAATATTTACTATTTCAAAGAGATTCATCAAGGTCATCCCATTACCGTTAGCTGTGAATTAACCGGTACGAGCGATGATGGTAGCCTATTTAGTTTTAGACATAATTTTTATGATCATGAAGGTAGGAATCTTGCACGAGGTGTGATGACCGGCGCCTGGATGAACCTAAAGGAACGACGCATAACTGCCTTGCATGAGGATCTTTACAAGATGATTGAGGATTTACCTAAGTCTGACGATTTTAAGGAGATTCATTTGAGCGAGACCAGATCGCATGGTCAGAGACCAGAAAATCTTAATTCGTAA
- a CDS encoding MATE family efflux transporter, whose translation MAKQNLSREKSALLGTESIPSLLIKQAVPASIGILVMSLNILVDTIFVGNWIGAVAIAAINVVLPVSFFIAALGMAIGIGGASIISRALGANDHAKAKRTFGNQLSLTVMITVVMVILGLIFINELVPAFGGKGDIFEPAKIYYRIVLYGVPILALCMMGNNVIRAEGSPKHAMIAMLIPSVGNLVLDYILINQMDMGMEGAAWATTISYGLCFLYIAWFFLSGRSELMPSLKQLLPDWIILKEIGSLGFVTLGRQATTSVLYLILNNILFELGGEDSVSAFGIIGRLMMFAIFPVLGITQGFLPIAGYNYGAQQWKRVREVIFTSIKYACILGVVIFVLLYVFASEIADVFIDNQAVIDQTAVAIRIVFFAVPIIAIQLIGAAYYQAIGRALPALLLTTLRTGIILIPLLLVLSHFYGIDGVWISFPIADVSSTIVTAYFLWKAMQKLYDAPEKDMPNQEV comes from the coding sequence TTGGCAAAACAAAATCTTTCTAGAGAAAAAAGCGCGCTGCTGGGAACAGAATCCATTCCCAGTTTATTGATTAAACAAGCCGTTCCAGCATCGATAGGCATCCTAGTGATGTCACTCAATATCTTAGTAGACACCATTTTTGTGGGTAACTGGATAGGAGCAGTTGCCATTGCTGCGATCAATGTGGTATTGCCTGTTTCTTTTTTTATCGCTGCTCTAGGTATGGCGATAGGAATAGGTGGCGCAAGTATTATCTCTAGAGCGCTAGGCGCAAACGATCATGCTAAAGCTAAGCGAACGTTTGGGAATCAGCTATCGTTGACTGTTATGATCACCGTTGTCATGGTGATTTTAGGATTGATCTTTATCAATGAATTGGTTCCAGCTTTTGGTGGGAAAGGAGACATTTTTGAACCAGCCAAAATCTATTACCGCATCGTCCTCTATGGTGTTCCCATTCTAGCGCTATGTATGATGGGAAACAACGTGATAAGAGCCGAAGGTTCTCCCAAACATGCCATGATCGCGATGTTGATTCCGTCCGTAGGAAACTTGGTATTGGATTACATTTTGATCAATCAGATGGACATGGGAATGGAAGGTGCCGCATGGGCGACGACCATTAGTTATGGCTTGTGTTTCCTGTATATCGCATGGTTCTTTCTATCTGGACGCAGTGAGTTGATGCCTTCACTAAAGCAATTATTGCCGGATTGGATAATCTTAAAGGAAATAGGAAGTCTGGGATTTGTGACCTTAGGTAGACAAGCCACCACCAGTGTTTTGTATCTAATACTGAATAATATTCTATTTGAATTGGGCGGTGAGGATAGTGTATCTGCTTTTGGTATTATTGGTCGATTGATGATGTTTGCGATCTTTCCAGTTTTAGGTATCACACAAGGTTTCTTGCCTATTGCGGGTTACAATTATGGCGCTCAACAATGGAAACGCGTGCGTGAAGTTATCTTTACATCTATCAAATATGCGTGCATACTTGGGGTTGTCATTTTCGTTTTATTGTATGTTTTCGCCAGCGAAATCGCAGATGTATTTATCGATAACCAGGCTGTCATTGACCAGACCGCTGTTGCCATACGCATCGTGTTCTTTGCAGTTCCCATTATCGCGATTCAACTCATAGGTGCTGCATATTATCAGGCCATAGGTAGAGCATTGCCAGCGTTGCTGTTAACTACACTGCGCACAGGAATCATTTTGATACCGCTATTGTTGGTGCTTAGTCATTTTTATGGAATCGATGGCGTCTGGATCAGCTTTCCCATTGCAGATGTTTCCAGTACGATCGTGACTGCCTATTTCTTATGGAAGGCCATGCAAAAATTGTACGATGCTCCTGAAAAGGATATGCCTAATCAAGAGGTTTAA
- a CDS encoding dienelactone hydrolase family protein, giving the protein MKNKSELQGIQLTYEYNDKEYVGYLSLPDDPVAPKPGIMLCPEFWGMTDYIKWRADEYAALGYAALVVDFYGDGMVAKNAEQATNLSGNVKDKPQHAVGVFQAAMDAFHRESIVDAANTAAVGYCFGGALALSMANAGLPLKAVMAFHSQVELPIMPNEKCTAKIVVANGDEDPFVSKESIETWTNAMDAIDVSYEYVTYPGVKHAYTNKNANAKAEKYDLPLDYDAEADKDSWNRVQDLLAEVFSKN; this is encoded by the coding sequence ATGAAAAATAAAAGCGAGCTACAGGGAATTCAACTTACCTATGAATATAATGACAAGGAATATGTAGGCTATCTATCGTTACCTGACGATCCTGTAGCGCCAAAACCTGGTATTATGTTGTGCCCAGAATTCTGGGGAATGACAGATTATATCAAATGGCGGGCAGATGAATATGCAGCCCTAGGATATGCGGCATTAGTAGTTGATTTCTACGGAGATGGAATGGTTGCAAAAAATGCAGAACAAGCCACAAACCTATCAGGTAATGTAAAAGATAAACCTCAACACGCCGTTGGTGTTTTTCAGGCAGCGATGGATGCTTTTCATAGAGAATCCATAGTCGATGCAGCAAATACTGCTGCCGTAGGCTATTGTTTTGGAGGTGCGCTGGCACTAAGTATGGCAAATGCAGGATTACCGCTCAAAGCAGTAATGGCATTTCATTCCCAAGTGGAACTTCCCATCATGCCCAATGAAAAATGTACCGCCAAAATCGTGGTAGCAAATGGCGATGAAGATCCATTTGTATCAAAAGAGAGTATTGAGACGTGGACTAATGCTATGGATGCGATAGATGTGAGCTATGAATACGTTACTTATCCTGGAGTAAAACACGCCTACACCAATAAAAACGCAAATGCCAAAGCAGAAAAGTATGACCTGCCTCTAGATTATGATGCAGAAGCAGACAAAGATTCCTGGAACCGAGTTCAAGATTTATTAGCCGAGGTTTTTTCTAAGAATTAA
- the hemH gene encoding ferrochelatase, with protein sequence MKKGVLLVNLGSPETPQPKDVKTYLDEFLMDERVIDLPYILRAILVKGIVLNTRPKKSAEAYQKIWWDEGSPLIVLSERLQEKIDEFTSVPIALAMRYGSMTIEKGMQELSDKGVTEVLLVPLYPQFAMATTETIVVKADELRQEKFPHMSFTQMPPFYNHPDYIRVLSESIKESLEGKDYEHLLFSYHGVPKRHIRKSDITNGHCKMDGKCCATPSPAHQFCYSHQCKEVTRLVGEYLEMEDGTFSTSFQSRLGFDPWLTPYTDRTIERMGLGGTKKLAIVTPAFVSDCLETLEEIAMEGEEIFHEVGGKEFHVIPCLNTREDWVKVLSRWIDEWAMSEMAAV encoded by the coding sequence ATGAAAAAAGGAGTTCTTCTCGTCAATCTAGGATCGCCAGAAACGCCACAGCCCAAAGATGTAAAAACCTATCTGGATGAATTCCTGATGGATGAGCGTGTGATTGATCTGCCTTATATATTGAGAGCGATATTAGTTAAAGGAATTGTTCTCAATACAAGACCCAAAAAAAGTGCAGAAGCCTATCAAAAAATCTGGTGGGATGAAGGAAGCCCACTTATCGTCTTATCAGAACGATTGCAGGAGAAGATTGATGAATTCACCAGTGTGCCAATTGCGCTGGCGATGCGTTACGGAAGCATGACCATTGAAAAAGGCATGCAGGAATTGAGCGATAAAGGTGTGACCGAGGTTTTGCTGGTGCCGTTATATCCTCAATTTGCCATGGCTACTACTGAAACTATCGTCGTGAAAGCAGATGAGTTGCGCCAAGAGAAATTCCCGCACATGAGTTTCACTCAGATGCCACCATTTTACAATCATCCCGACTACATACGAGTTTTGTCAGAATCTATCAAAGAATCGCTGGAAGGAAAGGATTATGAGCACTTGCTGTTTTCCTATCACGGCGTTCCCAAAAGACATATTAGAAAGAGTGATATTACCAACGGCCACTGTAAAATGGACGGTAAATGTTGTGCCACGCCATCACCAGCACATCAATTTTGTTACAGCCACCAGTGCAAAGAAGTCACAAGATTAGTAGGTGAATATCTAGAAATGGAAGATGGTACTTTTTCTACCTCGTTTCAATCTAGATTAGGTTTTGATCCTTGGTTAACGCCTTACACAGACCGTACCATCGAGCGTATGGGACTAGGCGGTACTAAAAAGCTGGCGATTGTAACGCCAGCCTTTGTAAGTGATTGCCTTGAAACCCTGGAAGAAATCGCTATGGAAGGCGAGGAAATCTTTCATGAAGTAGGCGGTAAGGAATTCCACGTTATTCCATGTTTGAACACACGCGAGGATTGGGTAAAAGTCCTAAGCCGCTGGATCGATGAATGGGCAATGAGCGAGATGGCTGCGGTTTAA
- a CDS encoding M28 family peptidase, with amino-acid sequence MRAKSHVTSAFSFLILIAMIWYAFESQTPSSSVKNNLPENEWSTARALTHVRELSKEPHYVGSPTHETNRIYIKRELEKMGLKVEIQTGFTIDEYGNLARPSNIISRIPGTGNTGNAIALMTHYDSDPHSSLGASDAASGVATILEGVRAYLTDNKPVNDIIILITDAEEIGLNGADYFVNNHRYTDDIKMILNFESRGSGGPSYMLVETNGGNREIINAFKEADVDYPVANSLAYSIYKKLPNDTDLTVMREDGDINGLNFAFIGDHIDYHTQLDNYENLDRNTLAHQGSYLMPLLSYFASTDLSDGYKTEVGTDDIYFPLPILGMVSYPFSWMSILIIVSGIVLLALIIYGFVKKRISVGQMLLGFVPFLGSLALAYLVPTFTWQTLRTLPFYLEQPNVFPATGYLWIAAAAFFGIAVAFLLYHLFYKKTRVASHSVAPLILLWIICLIVAFPVGDSGLIPAAYLPGAGFFIVPLISGLFLLWLNIYQKRPSYIIMLLLAIPVIFIFVPFIAAFPVALGMNILFVAAVLTVLVFGLLVPILGHYRKKNVLAFLSFILCGVFVVLAFTKAEFSTTSPQKTSLVYLFDADSQTAQWATYDNNLSDWTKQKLGDKPQTADEVNENTVDSKYNGRFTYVNRAQPVNLPEIENQITADSTVNGLRTIKLLIRSDRKVERWEVFRDPKFQFTNAIVNGVEVPKDENGVPFSNRRNSRIISYYVSNKSPLVMELTFDASQSPEFDVYAASFDLLEQPAFGVSARPENAMPMPFVLNDAVVVQKHITTNPTFNE; translated from the coding sequence ATGAGAGCTAAATCCCATGTGACTTCTGCTTTTTCCTTTTTGATATTAATAGCCATGATCTGGTACGCGTTTGAAAGCCAGACGCCCAGCAGCAGTGTCAAGAATAACCTGCCTGAAAATGAATGGTCCACAGCGAGAGCCTTAACTCACGTGAGAGAGCTTTCCAAAGAACCACATTATGTAGGTAGCCCAACTCATGAAACCAACCGAATCTACATCAAACGTGAGCTTGAAAAAATGGGCCTCAAAGTAGAAATCCAGACAGGTTTCACCATAGATGAGTATGGCAACCTGGCACGACCCAGCAATATCATTTCCCGCATTCCAGGTACTGGAAACACAGGTAATGCTATTGCTCTAATGACGCACTATGATAGTGATCCGCATAGCTCGTTGGGTGCTAGTGATGCGGCATCTGGAGTGGCAACTATATTAGAAGGAGTTCGCGCATACCTAACCGATAATAAGCCTGTCAACGATATCATCATCCTTATCACAGATGCAGAGGAAATAGGCCTAAACGGCGCCGATTATTTTGTCAACAATCATCGCTATACAGACGATATCAAAATGATTCTCAATTTTGAATCTCGCGGTAGTGGTGGTCCTAGTTATATGCTGGTAGAAACCAATGGCGGCAACCGGGAGATTATAAATGCTTTCAAAGAGGCAGATGTTGATTATCCAGTAGCCAACTCGCTCGCTTACAGCATCTACAAAAAACTGCCTAATGACACAGATCTTACTGTGATGCGTGAAGATGGCGATATCAACGGTCTCAACTTTGCATTCATAGGCGATCATATTGATTACCATACTCAACTGGATAATTACGAAAATCTGGACCGTAATACACTTGCCCATCAAGGCAGTTATTTGATGCCATTACTAAGTTATTTCGCAAGCACAGATTTATCAGACGGTTATAAAACAGAAGTAGGTACAGACGATATTTATTTCCCTTTACCTATTCTTGGAATGGTCAGTTATCCTTTTAGTTGGATGTCGATCCTAATCATTGTTAGTGGCATCGTTTTACTTGCTCTGATTATTTATGGGTTTGTAAAAAAACGCATTTCGGTAGGGCAAATGTTACTAGGATTTGTACCATTTCTGGGCAGTTTGGCACTAGCTTATTTGGTTCCTACGTTTACTTGGCAGACACTTAGAACGCTCCCATTTTATTTGGAACAACCCAATGTTTTTCCAGCCACCGGCTATTTATGGATTGCAGCTGCTGCCTTTTTCGGCATAGCCGTGGCTTTTTTACTCTATCATTTATTTTATAAAAAGACCCGAGTTGCGAGTCATAGCGTGGCACCGTTGATTCTGCTATGGATCATTTGTTTGATCGTTGCTTTTCCCGTGGGAGATTCTGGATTGATTCCCGCGGCCTACCTTCCAGGTGCAGGATTTTTCATCGTTCCGTTAATTTCTGGCTTGTTTTTATTGTGGCTCAACATCTATCAAAAACGTCCCAGCTACATCATCATGCTGCTCCTCGCCATTCCCGTTATCTTTATTTTTGTCCCTTTTATTGCGGCCTTTCCGGTTGCTCTAGGAATGAATATTCTTTTTGTAGCAGCAGTATTGACCGTGCTTGTCTTTGGGTTGCTTGTACCTATTTTGGGACATTATCGCAAGAAGAATGTGCTGGCATTCCTGTCTTTCATTCTGTGCGGAGTTTTTGTTGTTCTCGCTTTCACGAAAGCGGAATTCTCTACAACATCACCACAAAAAACGAGCTTAGTCTATCTATTTGATGCCGATTCACAAACGGCACAATGGGCAACCTACGACAACAATTTAAGCGACTGGACCAAACAAAAACTAGGCGACAAACCACAAACCGCCGATGAGGTCAACGAGAATACAGTGGACTCAAAATATAACGGCAGGTTTACCTATGTCAACAGAGCTCAACCAGTAAATCTACCAGAAATAGAAAACCAGATCACGGCAGATTCCACCGTTAACGGTTTGAGGACGATTAAGTTATTGATACGCAGCGATAGAAAAGTGGAGCGTTGGGAAGTATTTCGCGATCCAAAATTCCAATTTACCAACGCCATAGTCAATGGTGTTGAAGTTCCCAAAGATGAAAATGGAGTGCCGTTCTCAAACCGTCGCAACAGTAGGATCATATCTTATTATGTATCTAATAAATCTCCATTGGTCATGGAACTTACTTTTGACGCCTCACAATCTCCAGAATTTGATGTCTATGCAGCAAGTTTTGATCTTTTGGAACAACCGGCATTTGGAGTATCGGCTAGACCAGAAAATGCGATGCCTATGCCATTTGTATTGAATGACGCTGTTGTAGTTCAAAAACATATCACCACAAACCCAACATTTAATGAGTAA
- a CDS encoding NAD(P)H-binding protein, whose protein sequence is MSNTIGIMGCGWLGKPLAVQLLKHGFNIKGTTTQISKLNELRKAGIDPYVVELQENFIDGGIEEFLEGLNMLVLNIPPGLRSNPQSDYEGRIKLLMRNVEAHSNIEQLIYISTTSVFEDTGDIPTYTENDLPNATDTKGKKLIAAEEAIKNANAKTTIIRPGGLIGIDRHPVKYLAGKKDLSNPDAPVNLTSRDYLIETISGVIAGHIDKPIIHAISEPHKSRKTYYVQKAREMDLELPKFESGNSVGKRIVSTII, encoded by the coding sequence ATGAGTAATACCATAGGCATTATGGGCTGCGGCTGGTTGGGAAAACCACTCGCCGTCCAGCTTTTAAAACACGGATTCAATATCAAGGGCACCACGACCCAGATCTCTAAACTAAATGAACTGCGCAAAGCTGGAATCGATCCATATGTGGTTGAACTGCAAGAGAACTTTATCGATGGCGGTATTGAGGAGTTTTTGGAAGGGCTTAATATGTTAGTGCTGAACATACCGCCAGGGTTGAGGTCAAATCCGCAAAGTGATTATGAGGGTCGTATTAAGTTATTGATGAGAAATGTAGAAGCACATTCCAATATTGAGCAGCTTATCTACATCTCAACCACATCAGTTTTTGAAGATACCGGCGACATCCCAACCTATACAGAAAACGACCTGCCTAACGCAACAGATACTAAAGGCAAAAAACTCATCGCTGCAGAAGAGGCTATTAAAAATGCTAACGCAAAAACTACCATAATACGTCCCGGAGGATTGATAGGCATCGATCGTCATCCTGTAAAATATCTCGCTGGAAAGAAAGATTTATCAAATCCCGATGCTCCCGTAAATCTCACAAGTCGAGACTATTTGATTGAAACTATATCTGGTGTGATTGCAGGACATATTGACAAGCCTATAATCCATGCGATAAGCGAGCCGCATAAATCACGTAAAACCTATTACGTTCAAAAAGCCAGAGAAATGGATCTTGAGCTGCCTAAATTTGAAAGCGGGAATTCTGTTGGGAAGAGGATTGTTTCGACCATTATTTAA